The Verrucomicrobiia bacterium genome contains a region encoding:
- a CDS encoding BatA domain-containing protein, with product MGLFFAAPLYLAGFLSLAVPFLLLFTKARTSQKTPFSSVQFLRSLTEKATRTIEWKKMLLLVLRLLLLACLVLGFSMPFFSKSGWRLYGRPKVHHVLVLDNSYSMNYFEEGRSLFDRAKDKARAFAQQKIQDGDLVSLYAFNRELEPVVTSSRGKKEILSALDGLWCSELPSDFDGLPAALRKVLEREKELPAAVHLFSDFAAANAEERAAIERFLAQEKKIALDTIVLEPREYINFAVEDVVLPDHPFLPGKEEEVRAHYRSWGMRPGSKVVLDLWSGGTLVQSQEIAVPENGKGWASFRVRFPGPGRYPLKIESSADALQPDNVRYAIANVHDPLRFFLVEDKTYERPFESPYYYWMLALSSFGGPEEEEKWFRIAKSRGADLRPLDSEPYDLVLLADVESLGPKDLNSLQSYVKRGGTVFFAPGSRFARGNYRKDAYLEKILGGRLGEPEQPGAARQFHLRPVDYGHPMLRIFDQGRQGDLGRIPFSSFTPYLAAEGEGDDRRILLWFEDRWPALVEKKTGKGKVFVWTTSLGQEWTDFPKSPLFVPFVFEFLKYAVQKSWTHGPVYQAGDEAVLARESAAAKSSVIVKDPLGEQTTLYTDARGELPPVVLDKTGIYEWFEMGQESAVWKSFAVNVAVRESDPLYVDPLGTRAETPKPGTAPAGNAASLTEKNFFYLPFFAAVLLLLLAEAWVANRFYQPQWV from the coding sequence ATGGGACTTTTTTTCGCCGCGCCGCTTTATCTCGCCGGTTTCCTCAGCCTTGCCGTGCCGTTCCTGCTCCTTTTCACCAAGGCCCGGACAAGCCAGAAAACGCCGTTCAGCTCCGTGCAGTTCCTGCGCAGCCTGACGGAAAAAGCCACGCGCACGATCGAGTGGAAAAAGATGCTGCTGCTCGTCCTGCGGCTCTTGCTGCTGGCGTGCCTTGTCCTCGGATTTTCCATGCCGTTCTTTTCGAAAAGCGGCTGGCGGCTCTACGGACGGCCCAAGGTGCATCACGTCCTCGTCCTCGACAATTCCTACAGCATGAATTATTTCGAGGAAGGGCGCAGCCTTTTCGACCGGGCCAAAGACAAGGCGCGGGCGTTCGCGCAGCAGAAAATCCAGGACGGGGACCTGGTCTCGCTTTACGCGTTCAACCGCGAGCTCGAACCGGTCGTGACGTCCTCGCGCGGCAAAAAAGAAATTCTGTCTGCGCTGGACGGCCTCTGGTGCTCGGAGCTGCCGAGCGATTTCGACGGCCTGCCCGCGGCGCTGCGCAAGGTGCTGGAGCGGGAGAAGGAGCTTCCCGCGGCCGTGCATCTGTTTTCGGATTTCGCGGCGGCCAACGCCGAGGAGCGCGCGGCAATCGAACGGTTTCTCGCGCAGGAAAAGAAGATCGCGCTCGACACCATAGTGCTCGAGCCGCGCGAATACATCAACTTCGCCGTGGAAGACGTGGTCCTGCCCGATCATCCGTTTTTGCCGGGCAAGGAAGAAGAGGTGCGCGCGCATTACCGCAGCTGGGGCATGAGGCCGGGCTCGAAAGTCGTGCTGGATCTCTGGTCCGGCGGAACTCTCGTGCAAAGCCAGGAAATCGCGGTGCCGGAAAACGGAAAAGGCTGGGCTTCTTTCCGCGTGCGGTTTCCCGGGCCGGGACGCTATCCGCTGAAAATCGAAAGCTCCGCGGACGCGCTGCAGCCCGACAACGTGCGCTACGCGATCGCGAACGTGCATGACCCGCTCCGGTTTTTCCTGGTGGAAGACAAGACGTACGAGCGCCCCTTCGAAAGTCCTTACTACTACTGGATGCTGGCGCTTTCCAGCTTCGGAGGGCCGGAAGAAGAAGAGAAATGGTTCCGCATCGCGAAAAGCCGCGGCGCGGACCTGCGGCCGCTGGACTCGGAGCCGTACGACCTGGTGCTCCTCGCGGACGTGGAAAGCCTCGGGCCCAAGGATCTTAATTCGCTCCAGTCTTACGTGAAACGCGGCGGCACGGTTTTCTTCGCGCCCGGCAGCCGTTTCGCGCGCGGCAATTACCGCAAGGACGCGTACCTGGAAAAAATCCTGGGCGGACGTCTGGGGGAACCCGAACAGCCCGGGGCCGCGCGTCAGTTTCATCTGCGTCCCGTGGATTACGGCCATCCCATGCTGAGGATCTTCGACCAGGGAAGGCAGGGCGATCTGGGCCGCATTCCTTTTTCTTCGTTCACGCCGTACCTTGCCGCCGAAGGCGAGGGCGACGACCGCCGCATCCTGCTATGGTTCGAAGACCGTTGGCCCGCGCTCGTGGAAAAAAAGACGGGCAAAGGCAAAGTGTTTGTCTGGACGACGAGCCTGGGCCAGGAATGGACGGATTTTCCGAAGTCGCCGCTCTTCGTGCCGTTTGTGTTCGAGTTTTTGAAATACGCGGTCCAGAAAAGCTGGACGCATGGCCCGGTCTATCAGGCCGGGGATGAAGCCGTGCTCGCGCGGGAAAGCGCGGCCGCCAAATCGTCGGTGATCGTGAAAGACCCGCTGGGCGAGCAGACCACGCTTTACACAGACGCACGCGGCGAGCTTCCGCCGGTCGTGCTCGACAAGACGGGCATTTACGAATGGTTTGAAATGGGGCAGGAGTCCGCCGTGTGGAAATCGTTTGCCGTGAACGTCGCGGTGCGCGAATCCGACCCGCTGTACGTGGACCCGCTCGGGACCCGGGCGGAAACGCCGAAGCCCGGAACCGCGCCCGCGGGAAATGCCGCGTCGCTGACGGAGAAAAATTTCTTTTATCTTCCTTTTTTCGCGGCGGTGCTGCTGCTTCTTTTGGCCGAAGCCTGGGTCGCCAACCGTTTTTACCAGCCGCAGTGGGTTTGA